TTATCTATGTATATATCTATGTATgtgtcatatatatttatgtaagaTATGGACATGCTATAGGCTACACAGATTCTGGAATGCTATCTAACAAAGGTCTCCAGCCTGTAAGACACTCTTCAGCAGAAGCTGCACCATCATCATCACGACATAGATGTTGCTTATCAAGACTCCTATAGACCACTTCATGAACTGAACCTCCTTGAAGCAGCTTCTCTAGCTCTTTCTTACTCACAACCATCTTCACTCTCACGACACTAGGACTCTTCTCCTTAATATCTCCTTCTTTTTCAACCTCTGGATTTGCAAACCTGACTTTCTTCGTTTTCTTGTGCTTTACTGTGGTCGTCTGCTTCGGCATGAGATAGTAGATACGACCACAGAGAAGCTTGGCTTGTGGATGAAGATGACAATGGTTTgacagagaatcaaagagagAGTAG
This region of Brassica napus cultivar Da-Ae chromosome C5, Da-Ae, whole genome shotgun sequence genomic DNA includes:
- the LOC125587919 gene encoding uncharacterized protein LOC125587919; protein product: MGNCIVMEKKVIKIMRNDGEVVEYRGPMKVHDILTQFSGHYSLFDSLSNHCHLHPQAKLLCGRIYYLMPKQTTTVKHKKTKKVRFANPEVEKEGDIKEKSPSVVRVKMVVSKKELEKLLQGGSVHEVVYRSLDKQHLCRDDDGAASAEECLTGWRPLLDSIPESV